One genomic window of Piliocolobus tephrosceles isolate RC106 chromosome 19, ASM277652v3, whole genome shotgun sequence includes the following:
- the LOC111527095 gene encoding keratin-associated protein 21-1, whose translation MCQDANKGNVDTEVTYTPSYPRTTSTTNTMCGNYYRNYDGGLGCGCCGYRGLGCGYGGLDCGYGGLGCGYGSFCGCGYGGLGHGYGSSRGCGCGGLGCGYGSFCGCGDGGLGHGCGSFCGSGSFCGYGYGGLGRGCGCGCGYDSCSFCGCGYRCGSGSGSSFGHYY comes from the coding sequence GGGAAATGTCGATACTGAAGTCACCTACACTCCTTCCTACCCAAGGACAACCTCAACAACCAACACCATGTGTGGCAACTACTACAGAAACTATGATGGCGGCCTTGGCTGCGGATGCTGTGGCTACAGAGGCCTGGGCTGTGGCTATGGAGGCCTGGACTGTGGCTATGGAGGCCTGGGCTGTGGCTATGGCTCCTTCTGTGGCTGTGGTTATGGAGGCCTGGGCCATGGCTATGGCTCCTCccgtggctgtggctgtggcggCCTGGGCTGTGGCTATGGCTCCTTCTGTGGCTGTGGCGATGGAGGCCTGGGCCATGGCTGTGGTTCCTTCTGTGGCTCTGGCTCCTTCTGTGGCTATGGCTATGGAGGCCTGGGccgtggctgtggctgtggctgtggctatGACTCCTGCTCCTTCTGTGGCTGTGGCTATAGATgcggctctggctctggctccagCTTTGGCCACTACTATTGA